One part of the Truepera radiovictrix DSM 17093 genome encodes these proteins:
- the nikC gene encoding nickel transporter permease produces the protein MATTAPSAPAAPRRRSLGSGALRRLARNPRAVFGALVLALLIVAAIFADQLSPHPPNVQNLRNRLQPPSAEHLLGTDQFGRDILSRIIHGGRISLQVGFLSVGIALVIGGLMGVLAAYYGGWLDSLFMGLVDVLLALPAFLLALAIVAALGPSLTNVMIAVGIANIPSFARITRSAALSVRELDYVAAAKAAGSSDLRIMFKHIIPNALSPVIVQVTLSLAGAILAAAGLSFLGLGAQPPTPEWGSMLNAARPFIRQAHWAVTFPGLAIVVTVLALNLVGDALRDILDPRMRGSR, from the coding sequence ATGGCGACAACTGCCCCGTCTGCACCCGCTGCCCCGCGCCGCCGGTCGCTCGGTAGCGGCGCGCTGCGGCGCTTGGCCCGCAACCCGCGCGCCGTCTTCGGCGCGCTGGTGCTCGCGCTACTTATCGTCGCGGCGATCTTCGCCGATCAGCTGAGCCCGCACCCCCCCAACGTCCAAAACCTTCGCAACCGCCTGCAGCCGCCGAGCGCCGAGCACCTTTTGGGCACCGACCAGTTCGGCCGCGACATCTTGAGCCGGATTATCCACGGCGGGCGCATCTCGCTTCAGGTCGGCTTTTTGTCGGTCGGTATCGCGCTCGTCATCGGCGGTTTGATGGGCGTTTTGGCCGCTTACTACGGCGGCTGGCTCGACAGCCTCTTTATGGGGCTCGTCGACGTGCTCTTGGCGCTCCCCGCGTTTCTCCTGGCGCTCGCTATCGTCGCGGCGCTCGGCCCGAGCCTGACGAACGTGATGATCGCCGTCGGCATCGCCAACATCCCCAGCTTCGCCCGCATCACGCGTTCGGCGGCGCTCTCGGTGCGCGAGCTCGACTACGTCGCGGCCGCCAAGGCGGCGGGCTCCTCGGACCTGCGCATCATGTTTAAGCACATCATCCCGAACGCCCTCAGCCCGGTGATCGTGCAGGTGACCTTGTCGCTCGCGGGGGCGATTCTCGCCGCTGCGGGTCTGAGCTTTCTCGGGCTGGGCGCGCAGCCGCCGACCCCCGAGTGGGGCAGCATGCTCAACGCGGCCCGGCCCTTTATCCGCCAGGCGCACTGGGCGGTGACGTTCCCGGGTTTGGCGATCGTCGTCACGGTGCTCGCGCTCAACCTCGTGGGCGACGCGCTGCGCGACATTCTCGACCCGCGGATGCGGGGCTCGAGGTAG
- the nikB gene encoding nickel ABC transporter permease yields the protein MFQYIVKRILLVIPVLFGVSILVFGIMHLSPGDPAILMLGEGAPEAELEALRARLGLNEPLHVQYGMWVGRVLQGDLGRSIRSNRLVAAEIASRLPATIELAVLATLISVAIGIPIGVLSATRPNSLLDNATMVAALGGLAMPVFWQALMMILIFSLWLGWFPSSGRLGGWEYYVLPTLTLGTSSIAAITRMTRSTMLETIRQDYVRTAHSKGVAERRVIYRHALRNALIPVVTVIGLQFGSLLAGAVLTETIFNWPGIGRLAVDAIRAQDFPVVQGVILVFAIAYALVNLLVDLTYAALDPRLRVRYG from the coding sequence ATGTTTCAGTATATTGTCAAACGCATTCTCCTGGTGATCCCGGTGCTCTTCGGGGTGTCGATCCTCGTGTTCGGCATTATGCACCTCTCCCCCGGCGACCCGGCCATCTTGATGCTCGGTGAGGGCGCGCCGGAGGCCGAGCTCGAGGCGCTGCGCGCGCGGCTCGGCCTCAACGAACCCCTGCACGTGCAGTACGGCATGTGGGTCGGGCGCGTGCTGCAGGGCGACTTGGGGCGCTCGATCCGCTCCAACCGGCTGGTGGCCGCCGAGATCGCCTCGCGGCTGCCCGCGACGATCGAGCTCGCGGTGCTCGCCACGCTGATTTCAGTCGCGATCGGCATCCCCATCGGCGTGCTGTCGGCGACGCGCCCCAACTCGCTGCTCGACAACGCCACCATGGTGGCGGCGCTCGGCGGGCTGGCGATGCCGGTCTTTTGGCAAGCGCTCATGATGATCCTCATCTTTTCGCTGTGGCTCGGCTGGTTCCCCTCGTCGGGGCGCCTCGGCGGGTGGGAGTACTACGTGCTGCCCACCCTGACGTTGGGTACAAGTTCGATCGCCGCGATTACCCGCATGACCCGTTCGACGATGCTCGAGACCATCCGGCAGGACTACGTGCGCACGGCTCACTCCAAGGGGGTTGCCGAACGCCGCGTGATCTACCGCCACGCCCTGCGCAACGCCCTCATCCCGGTCGTGACGGTGATCGGGTTGCAGTTTGGGAGCTTGCTCGCGGGCGCGGTGCTGACTGAAACCATCTTTAACTGGCCGGGTATCGGCCGCCTCGCCGTCGACGCCATTCGGGCGCAGGACTTTCCGGTCGTGCAGGGCGTGATCCTGGTGTTCGCGATCGCCTACGCGCTCGTCAACTTGCTCGTCGACCTGACCTACGCCGCGCTCGACCCCCGCTTGCGGGTGCGCTACGGTTAA
- a CDS encoding glutathione ABC transporter substrate-binding protein, with the protein MKRIVSGLTVLGLFWAGALAQAQTITVGQGADAVTLDPHGTNDQPSARVMRQIYDTLIIQQEDLELVPGLAESWEQLDDTTWEFTLREGVTFHNGEPLTADDVVFTFNRLTDPEVAAPAAFLLGFVESVEAADERTVRITTQYPFAPILAHLSHTATSILNEQAVTEAGEDYGTTTVVGTGPFSFVRWEPATQIVLERNDDWWGGEVLPERVVFRPIIEGTVRAIELETGGIDIAYGLEPTDANRIEGGGVPGVRLETVETLSTNYIGFNVQKEPFDDVRVRQAINHAVDVDLIIEAVLEGRAIPATGPIAPAVFGARTDLEPYAYDPERARELLAEAGLEGGFSTTIWTNDNPTRIQIAEIVQAMLLDVGINVDVQVLEWGTYLADTAEGLHDMFILGWVSVTGDADYGLYSLFHSEQMGNPGNRTFFANERVDELLDLGRSSADEEERLAAYAEAQEIILEEAPWLFLNITVEDNGVRDNVEGFVPHPAGHHRLHSVTITGS; encoded by the coding sequence GTGAAGCGAATCGTATCCGGATTGACGGTTCTGGGTCTTTTCTGGGCAGGTGCGCTCGCCCAAGCCCAGACGATTACCGTGGGTCAAGGCGCCGACGCGGTCACCCTCGACCCACACGGCACCAACGACCAGCCCTCGGCGCGGGTGATGCGGCAGATTTACGACACGCTGATCATCCAGCAAGAGGACCTCGAGCTCGTCCCCGGTTTGGCCGAGTCGTGGGAGCAGCTCGACGACACGACCTGGGAGTTTACCCTCCGCGAAGGGGTGACGTTCCATAACGGCGAACCGCTGACCGCCGACGACGTGGTGTTCACCTTTAACCGCCTCACGGACCCCGAGGTAGCGGCGCCGGCGGCTTTCTTGCTGGGTTTCGTCGAGAGCGTCGAGGCGGCCGACGAGCGGACGGTCAGGATCACCACCCAGTACCCCTTCGCGCCCATCTTGGCGCACCTCTCGCACACGGCGACCTCGATTTTGAACGAGCAAGCCGTGACCGAAGCGGGCGAAGACTATGGGACGACCACCGTCGTCGGCACCGGCCCCTTTAGCTTCGTGCGCTGGGAGCCGGCCACGCAGATCGTGCTCGAGCGCAACGACGACTGGTGGGGGGGCGAGGTCCTGCCCGAGCGCGTCGTCTTCCGCCCCATCATCGAAGGCACCGTGCGGGCGATTGAACTCGAAACGGGCGGCATCGACATCGCTTACGGGCTCGAGCCCACCGACGCCAACCGCATCGAAGGGGGCGGGGTGCCCGGCGTCCGGCTCGAAACGGTCGAGACGCTCTCGACCAACTACATCGGCTTTAACGTCCAGAAAGAGCCCTTCGACGACGTGCGCGTGCGCCAGGCGATCAACCACGCCGTCGACGTCGACCTCATTATCGAGGCGGTTTTGGAAGGTCGGGCGATCCCGGCAACCGGCCCCATCGCGCCGGCGGTCTTCGGTGCCCGCACCGACTTAGAGCCCTACGCCTACGACCCCGAGCGCGCCCGCGAGCTGCTCGCCGAAGCCGGCCTCGAGGGGGGCTTTAGCACCACCATCTGGACGAACGACAACCCGACCCGGATCCAGATCGCCGAGATCGTCCAGGCGATGCTGCTCGACGTCGGCATCAACGTCGACGTGCAGGTGCTCGAGTGGGGCACCTACCTCGCCGACACCGCCGAAGGGCTCCACGACATGTTCATCCTCGGTTGGGTGTCGGTCACCGGCGACGCCGACTACGGCCTCTACTCGCTCTTCCACTCCGAGCAGATGGGCAACCCCGGCAACCGCACCTTCTTCGCCAACGAACGCGTCGACGAGCTTTTGGACCTCGGCCGCAGCAGCGCCGACGAAGAGGAGCGCTTAGCCGCCTACGCCGAAGCCCAGGAGATCATCCTCGAAGAGGCGCCCTGGCTCTTTCTCAACATCACCGTCGAGGACAACGGCGTCCGCGACAACGTCGAGGGCTTCGTGCCCCACCCGGCGGGCCACCACCGGCTCCACTCGGTGACCATCACGGGGAGCTAG